One part of the Coffea eugenioides isolate CCC68of unplaced genomic scaffold, Ceug_1.0 ScVebR1_78;HRSCAF=398, whole genome shotgun sequence genome encodes these proteins:
- the LOC113758917 gene encoding uncharacterized protein LOC113758917, whose translation MNSRQRPLNNSNIEARRTSRIAGPGKPLPALLSLLTAEVVDLIIQEMNNRFSEVSTELLSCIACLDPKSSFSQFNVQKLLRLADLYPEDFSSNDYLYLESQLRNYIYNVQRDPQFSEVGDLGSLAQQMLALVLPVATASVERVFSAMNIVKTDLRNKMGDEWMNDCLVVYIEKDIFATIENEQILQRFQRMKTRRMQLPPLRYSSATTTNTSSVNQ comes from the exons ATGAACAGTCGACAAAGACCTCTTAACAACTCAAACATTGAAGCCAGA AGGACCTCAAGAATAGCTGGGCCTGGAAAGCCGCTGCCAGCACTGCTGAGTCTGCTGACTGCTGAG GTTGTTGATTTAATTATACAAGAGATGAATAATCGTTTCTCGGAAGTTAGCACGGAATTGCTTAGTTGCATAGCATGTCTTGATCCAAAAAGTTCTTTCTCTCAATTCAATGTGCAGAAACTACTCCGTCTTGCTGATTTATATCCTGAAGACTTCTCAAGTAACGATTATTTATATCTTGAGTCTCAACTTcgaaattatatttataatgtGCAACGCGATCCTCAATTTTCAGAAGTTGGAGATTTGGGAAGTCTTGCTCAACAAATG TTGGCATTAGTTCTACCAGTTGCGACTGCTTCTGTTGAAAGAGTATTTTCTGCAATGAATATTGTCAAGACTGATTTGCGCAACAAAATGGGAGACGAGTGGATGAATGACTGTCTGGTTGTATACATCGAGAAGGATATTTTTGCAACAATTGAAAATGAGCAAATATTGCAACGTTTTCAACGGATGAAGACTCGCAGAATGCAATTGCCTCCTCTTCGTTATTCGAGTGCAACAACTACCAATACTTCAAGTGTTaatcaataa